TGGATGGACGTGCAGGATCCGGCGGTGCTCGCGCAGCTGCAGGCGTTGCCGGCCGAGGGCGCCTGACGGCCCGGCCGTGACGGTGCGGCGCCCGGCCGGTTCGCCACTGGCTAGGGTGAAGGCGTGGGGCAGCGGGAGTCAACGGGGCGGCAACGCTGGGCCTATCTGGGTCCGGAAGGCACGTTCACCGAACAGGCTTCCCGCGCGCTGGCCGAGCGGCTGACCGGCCCGATCGACCTGGCGCCGGCCGGGTCGGTGTCGCTGGCCCTGGACGAGGTCCGGACCGGCCGGGCGGACGCCGCCTGCGTGGCGATGGAGAGCTCGGTCGAGGGCGCCGTCCCGGTCACCCAGGATGAGCTCACCCACGGCGAGCCGCTGCTGATCACCGCCGAGGCCTACGTCCCGGTCACCTTCGACCTGCTGGTCCGGCCGGGCACGGACCGGTCGGCCATCCGGACGGTGGGGGCGCACCCGCACGGGCATGCCCAGATCCGCGGCTGGCTGGCCGCCGAACTCCCGGCCGCCGAGGCCGTGATGACCGCCTCGAACGCGGCGGCCGCGGCTGCCGTGGCCGCCGGTGAGCTGGATGCGGCCGCCGCGGCGCCGGTCGCCGGATCGCGGTATGGCCTGCAGACCCTGGTCGCCGATGTCGGCGAGGTCCGGGACGCGGTGACCCGGTTCGTGCTGTTGCGACGGCCGGACCGGCCACCCGCGCCGACCGGCAACGACCGCACCTCCCTGGTGCTCTCAGTGGGCAACCACCCGGGGTCGCTGCTTACCGTGCTCGGCGAGTTCGCCTCGCGCGGCATCAACCTGACCCGCCTGGAGTCGCGGCCCACCCGGTCCCGGATGGGTGTCTACTACTTTCTCGTCGACGCCGACGGGCATCTGAACGACCCGGCGATGGCCGACGTGGTGGCCGCGCTGATCCGCCGGCAGGCCCTGCTGCGCTGGCTCGGCTCGTACCCTCGGGCGGCCGGCGTCAACGAGGTCACCGCCGACTTCGCCACCCCCGACGCCTACCGGCAGGCCGACGATCAGGTCCGGCGCTGGCAGCGGGGCGGCTGACGTGCGGCTGTTGTTGATCCGGCACGGCCAGACGCCCTCCAACGTGCTCGGCCTGCTGGACACCGCTCCACCCGGGCCTGGCCTGACCGACCTGGGCGTGGCCCAGGCGGCCGCGCTGCCGGCCACCCTGGCCGGCGAGCGGATCGACCTGATCGCCGCGTCCACCCAGCCGCGGGCCCAGCTCACCGCCGCCCCGCTGGCCGCCGAACGTGGGTTGACGGTGCTGGTTCGGGACGGGCTGTGCGAGGTGCCGGCCGGCGAGCTGGAGATGCGCGGCGACGAGCCCGCGGTCCGGACCTACCTGACGACCGTCCGCGAGTGGATGAGCGGCAACCTGGACGTGCCGATGCCGGGCGGGCCGTCCGGGCATCAGGTGCTCTCCCGATTCGACGCCGTCGTGCAGGAGGTCACCGCGGTCGTCGCGGACCGGGTCGGCGACGACGGCACCGTGGCCCTGTTCGCCCACGGGGCGATGCTGCGGACCTGGGCGACCGCCCGCGGCACCGACGCGCAGCAGCGGCAGGACCTGCTCGCCCGGTTCCAGCCGCTGCACAACACCGGGATGATCGTGGTCAACGGCTCGGCCGACGGCTGGCGGATCCAGACCTGGGCCGGGCAGGCGCTGGGCGGGCCCAGGTTGGACGACGCGCCGGCGGACGGCCCGGCCGGTGGTGACCCGACCGGGTCCGGCATCCCCTCGGACTACTCGCCGCGCTGACTATCCTGGGCCTCGTGTCCGGTCCAGCCATCGATCCGCGCGACCTGCGGGTCTCCGACGACGAGCGCGCGCACGTGCTGAGCCTGCTGGAAAAGGCCACCGGCCGCGGCCTGATCGACATCGACGAGTACACCGAGCGCAGCGGGAAGGTGATTGCCGCCCGCACCCGCCGCGACCTGAACGCGGTGCTGGTCGACCTGCCCGGGCTGCAGATCGGCGGCCGCTCGGTCGGCGACGCGGTCGCCGCCACCACGCCCCGGACGCAGCCGAGTCCGGGGTACTCGGGCGCGGTGCCGCACCCGACCGGGGCGCTGGAGCTGCTGGGCTGGGGCTCGCGCACGTTCAAGGGCTACTGGTCGGTGCCGCCGCTGATCGTCATCGGCGGGACCGGGGCGAGCACCCGGCTCGACTTCACCCAGGCCCAGCTGGCCTCGTCCACCGTGACCGTCGAGTTCCGGTCCAACTACGGCGGGGCCGCGGAGTTCATCGTCCCGGTCGGCAGCACCGTCCGGGTCGAGAGCCTGCAGATGCGCGGCGGCCACGTGCACAACAAGGTGGACCCGCGGACCGGCGGTCGCGGCATGACGCTGGTGCTCACCGGGGTCAAGAAGTCCGGCTCGGTCAGCGTCCGGCACCCCAAGGGCAAGCTGCGCGACTGGCTGTCCTGACAGTGAGGATGTAGGGGTGGATCGCCGTCGAGCTTCGGCTTGACTCGTGCCCTGACTGACCGTGGTGTCCTGAACGGGATGTGTCGGCCGGGGTTCGGCGGCGATCTCGGCACCTGCCGGACGGGCGTCGTGACCTTATAGGAGCCTGGCCAGAGGCCCCGTCACTGTCTTGTCCGCCCGCCCGACCGGCGCGTGCCGCCCTTCCCGGTTCAGCGACAGGACGGCAGGTCAACGATGACAGCAGTACAAGCGGAGCGACAAGCAGACTCATCGGCGGTCGAGGTGGTCGGCGGTGTGGACACCCATAAGGACACCCACACCGCGGCAGCGGTGGACACCGCGGGGCGGGTGTTGGGCTCGGCCCAGTTCCCCACCGACGCCGCCGGCTACCGGGCGTTGCTACGGTGGCTGCGCGGGTTCGGGACGCTGCTGCTGGTCGGTGTCGAGGGCACCGGTGTCTACGGGGCCGGCCTGGCCCGATTGCTGGCCGCCCAGGGCGTGGCCATGGTCGAGGTCGACCGGCCCGACCGCAAGGCCCGCCGGTGGCAGGGCAAATCCGATCCCGTCGATGCCGAGGCTGCGGCCCGGGCCGCGTTGGCCCGGGTGCGCACCGGGCTGCCCAAGCAGCGAGACGGTCGTGTCGAGGCGCTGCGGGCATTGCGGGTGGCGCGCCGTTCGGCCGTCGGGCACCGCGCTGACGTGCAGCGACAGATCAAGGCGCTGATCGTCACCGCACCGGAATCGCTGCGCGCCCAGCTGCGGGCGTTGCCCGACCGAGAACTGATCAAGGTCTGCGCCGACCAGCGGCCGGACCGTGCCGGTGCCGGCGATCCGGGCACGGCCACCAAGATCGCGCTGCGCTCTCTTGCTCGGCGCCACCGGGCGCTCAGCGTCGAGATCGCCGATCTCGACGAGCTGCTCGGTCCGCTCGTGGCCCAGATCAACCCCGGGCTGCTCGCACTCAAAGGCATCGGTCCCGACGTGGCCGGGCAGATGCTCGTCACGGCCGGCGAGAATGCCGACCGCCTCACCAACGAGGCCGCCTTCGCGATGCTGTGCGGCGTGGCGCCCTTGCCTGCTTCGTCGGGCAGGACGACCCGGCACCGGCTCAACCGCGGCGGAGACCGAGCCGCCAATAGCGCACTCTGGCGCATCGTCATCACCCGCATGGCCACCGACCAGAGAACCAAGAACTACATCGCCCGACGCACCGCCCAGGGGCTGACCAAGCCCGAGATCATCCGCTGCCTCAAGCGATATGTCGCCCGAGAAGTCTTCCTCGCGCTTACGTCCGCGTCCGCAGAAAAACGACCCGCCAAAGCAGCTTGACAACCATAGGAGCATCCCGGCCGGTGGCCGCCCCCCGGCTCCCCCTCTTGAAGTTGATCATGGCGTTCTCTGCTCGACACGCCGGGGACACGCCGGCGCCGCGACAGAGAACGCCATGATCAACAGCGGGTGGAGGGGCGGCCCGGCGCGCTGGTCAGAGCAGGGGTTCGCGGAGCCGCTTCGGCGCGGCCAGCCGGGCCAGGTGGTAGGCCACGATCGCCACGATCGAACCCAGGGCGATGCCGGAGAGCTCGAAGTCGTTGCCGAACGAGATCGACACGTTGCCGATGCCGATGATGATGGCCGCGGCGATCGGCACCAGGTTGACCGGATTGCCGAAGTCGACCCGGTTCTCGATCCAGATCTTGGCGCCGAGCAGGCCGATCATGCCGTAGAGCACCACCGTGATCCCGCCGAGCACCCCGCCCGGGGTGGCGCTGACGATGGCGCCGAACTTGGGGATCAGCCCGAGCAGGATCGCCACGATCGCGGCCACGTAGTACGCGGCCGTCGAGTACACCCGGGTCGCCGCCATCACCCCGATGTTCTCGGCGTAGGTGGTGGTGGGGGACCCGCCGACGGCCGAGGACAGGGCGGTGCCGAACCCGTCCGCGAACAGTGCCCGGCCCAGGTACGGGTCCAGATCCTGGCCGGTCATCTCGGAGACGGCCCGCACGTGGCCGGTGTTTTCGGCGATCAGGGCGATCACCCCGGGCAGGGCCAGCAGGATGAACTGAAGCTGGAACTCCGGCGCGTGCAGCGTCGGCAGGCCGAACCAGGCGGCGTCCTGCACACCCGACAGGTCGACCCGCATGTGGGTGGTGACCTCGCCGGACCCGGTCGCCGAGGTGATCGGGCCGAGCACCTCGTCCAGCACCCAGGACAGGACGAAGCCAAAGATCAGGGCCAGGAACACGGCGATGCGGGAGAAGAAGCCGCGGAAGGCGACCGCGGCCAGGATGGTGAACGCCATGACGGTCAGCGCCACCCCCGGGTCCTGCGGCCAGTACACGCCGGCGACCACGGGAGCCAGGTTGAAGCCGATCAGCATCACGACCGCACCGCTGACCACCGGCGGCAGCACCCGGCGCACGGCCTGGCCGCCGACCAGATGCACGATGATGCCGACGATCGCCAGCGTCGCGCCGGCGACCAGGATTGCCCCGGTCACGTTCGCCGTGGTCCCGCCGGCCGCGCGGATCGCCACCACCGCGCCGACGAAGCTGGCCGAGGTGCCCAGGTACGAGGGCACCTTCCCGGACACGATGAGCAGGAACAGGATCGTGCAGACCCCGGACATCATGATCGCCAGGTTGGGATCGAGCCCCATGATGATCGGGAAGACGAACGTCGCCCCGAACATCGCGACCACGTGCTGCGCGCCGACCCCGATGGTCTTGGGCCAGCTCAGCCGCTCGTCCGGCTTGACCGGGGTGCCGACCGGCAGCGGCGAATCGATGCCGACCGGAGTCCAACCGAGCGCCATGGGGACCTCCCGACGTAGGTGTTGGTCGGGACGGTAGCGGCCGCCCGGCACCCGCCCGCGCTGGCCCCGCCGAGTGTGCAGAAAGCGCCCTTATCCCGGCGGATAAGGGCGCTTTCTGCACACTCGACGCGGGGATTGCGGGTGACGGGTGCGGGTGCGGGCGCGGGAGGGGCGCGGTTCGGTCAGGCCAGTTCCCGGGCCCACGGCGGGTTGGCCCCGGCCCGGGAGCAGTTGATCGCCGAGACCCGGGAGGCGAAGGTCAACGCGTCGCGCAGGCCGTCGACGGTCAGGGTGTCCAGGCGCCCGCCGAGCTGCCCGGCCTCGGCCAGGTGGTGCAGCAGACCGCCGTGGAACGAGTCACCGGCGCCGACGGTGTCGACCAGGGTGGTCGGGGCGATGGGCACCCGGAGCTGCTCGCCGCGCAGGGAGGCGAACGCGCCGTCGCCGCCGAGGCTGACCACGGCCAGCGGCACCCCGCAGGCGTGCAGGTGCAGCGCCGCCTGCTCCGGCGTCCAGCCGGGCCAGAGCAGATCCAGGTCGTCCTCGGAGAGCCGGACGATGTCGGCCAGCGAGGCCCACCGGTCGATCCACAGCCGGTAGGAGGTCACCGGCACCAGCAACGGGCGCAGGTTGGGGTCGACCGAGACGGTCATCTGCGGTCGGGCCCGGGCCAGCAGGTTCTCGATGACCTGCCCGGACGGCTGCAGGGCCAGGGCCAGGGAACCGGTGTGCACCGCCACCGGCGCGGGATGGGTGGTGAACGGGCCGTCGATCAACCTGGCCAGGGAGGCGTCGGTCCAGGCCCAGTCGGCGGTGCCGTCGGTGTAGAACTCGTAGGACGCCGCCCCGGTCGCGTCCAGCCGGGCGATGGCCAGGGTGGCCGGCTCCGAGGCACTTTCCGACGCGCTCAGGTCGACCAGCGACTCCTCGAGCTTGGCCCGGCACAGCGCGCCGAGCGCGCCACCGCTGATCCGGGCGGCGAACCGGGCCGTCGAGCCCAGCCGGGACAGGGCGACCGCCGTGTTCGCAGGTCCACCGCCGGGGTGCACGGTCAGATGGGCGACGCCCGCAGAAATCCCGTCCGGGGGCAGCACGGCATCGGCGACGACTTCGCCGACCACGGCGATGGTGGGCATGGCACTCCTCGGGGGTCGGCGATCCGGCCGGGGTGAGCGTAGGCCAGATCGGCCGCTCGGGCCCTGTCGACCGCCCGGAACGGGCTCGGCTACTCGCCGGCGTAGGCCCGTTCCAGGATCTCGGCCGTTCGCTGGTAGTGCTCGGTCAAGGCGTGGACGGCCGCCTCGGCGTCCCGGTCGAGCACGGCCTGCAGGATGCGCCGGTGCTCAGCGGGGATGTCCCGGCCGGGTTCCTGCGGCTGGGACCAGCGCCGGTACAACTCGGCGCCGTCGCGCAGCACGTCGGTCATGGCGATCAACCGGGGGCTGCCGCAGCCGGCCAGTACCGCGCGGTGGAAGGCCGCGTGGGCGAGCTCCCACTCGTCGGAGACTCGCTGCGGCCCCTGCGCGGCCACGATCGGCGTGCGGTCCAGGCGATGGTGGGCGGCGACCAGGTCGGCCTCCCAGGCTATGTCGCCGCGCTCGATCGCGTACCGCACGGCCAGGGACTCCAGGTCGATCCGGGTGGCCGTCAGATCACACAAGTCGGGCAGCGACAGGGGCGCCACCCGGAACCCGATCCGCGGCTCGCTCTCGACCAGCCGAGCCTCGACCAGTCGGGTCAGCGCCTCCCGGATGACGCTGACGCTGGCGCCGTAACGCTCGCCGAGCTCGGCGAACTTGAGCTTTCCCCCCGGCCGGTGAACGCCGCCGAGGATGTCCGCCCGCAGTTGGTCGTAGACCTCACCGGTGTTGGCCCGGGTGGGGGTGGCGGCGACGGGGGAGGAGGTCACGCCCCCAGGGTAGCAGATTCGCAGGTCTGTAAAAGATTCGAAAATTGCTTGGCATGACGAACATCGAGGTGTAGAACTGTCCCAGCGGTGCGGCCGGCGCCAAGCCGTCAGGACCTGAGAGAGGACTCAACGATGAGACTTGCCAATCTGGACGACCGGGCCGTTCTCGTGGCCGCCGACGGTTCGGCGATCGACGTGCACCGGGCCAGCGGAGGCCGTTTCGGGCCGGACGTGGCCGGGCTCTACCCGCGGTGGGACGAGTTCCGGGCCTGGGCCGAGCAGGTGCCGGCCGACGGTTCCGGGGCGCCGATCGACCCGGTGCGACTCGGCCCGCCCTGCCGGCACCGCGCCAGATCCTGGCCTTCGGGTTGAACTACGCCGACCATGCCGCCGAGTCCGGATTCGCGGCGCCGCAGGTGCTTCCGCCGTTGTTCCCCAAGTTCGTCTCCAGCCTGACCGGACCGGTCAGCACGGTCGTGCTGCCGGCTGGCGGCGACACCGACTGGGAGATCGAACTGGTCGCAGTCATCGGCCGGGCCACCACCGGACGGGTGGCGCAGGACGCGGCCTGGGACCACGTCGCCGGACTGACCGTCGGCCAGGACATCTCGGACCGGGCCACCCAGTTCAGCACGCCCGCCCCGCAGTTCGGGCTGGGCAAGTCCTTCCCCGGCTTCGCGCCGACCGGCCCGTGGCTGGTCACCCCGGACGCGCTGTCCGACCGCGATTCGTTGGCGCTGCAGTGCACGCTCGACGGGCAGATCGTGCAGGAGGGCAATACCAAAGACCTGCTGTTCGGCGTGGCCCGGCTGATCAGCGACCTGTCCGGCATCATCGCGCTGCACCCCGGGGACCTGATCTTCACCGGAACCCCCGAGGGGGTCGGGCTGGGTCGCACACCCCCGCTGTACATCCGGCCCGGCCAGGAACTGGTCTCCACCCCCGAGGGGATCGGTGAGCTCCGTCAGATCTTCGTTGCCGCCGACGAGCACGGCCATGCGCCGCGCAGCCAGCGCCCGGCCCCGGCGGCGGAGGTGGCGTCGTGAGCCTGCACCGGTTGACCCACATCGAGATCGGCGTGCCGAACGTCGCGCAAACCGCTGACTACTACCAGGAGTTCGGCCTGAGTCGGGGCGCCGACGGCGCGTTCTCGACGACGGACGGCGGCGAGCAGCTGCGGGTCAGCCACGCGGCCGCCCGGCGCCTGGTCGAGCTGGGGGTCGGCGTCGACGACGAGGACGACATCGCCCGCATCGCCGCCGCTTTGGCCCGCGCCGGGTTCGCCGCCGACCGGCCCGATCCCCGGACCCTGGAGGCCACCGATCCGGTCACCCGGATCCGGGCCACGATCACGGTGCAGGACCGGCTGGTCCAGCCGACCCGGTCGGCGACCCCGTACAACGGACCGGGCCGGGTCGACCGGTCGGGGCGGGCGCCCGGCGTCGTGCGGACCGGGCGGGTCACCCCGCGCCGGCTGGGTCACGTCGTCTCCGGCACCACCGATCTGGACGCGACGGTGCGGTTCCTGGTGGACGGCCTCGGGTTCAAGGTCTCCGACCGGATCGGGGACAAGGGCGCCTTCCTGCGGTGCAGCGAAGACCACCACAACTTCCTGGCGCTGCAGTCGCCGGTCACCTATCTGCACCATTCGAGCTGGCAGGTCGACGATGTCGACGACGTCGGCCGGGGTGCGTGCGCGATGCTCGAGGACCATCCCGAGCGGCACGTCTGGGGCCTGGGCCGGCATCACGCCGGCTCGAACTTCTTCTGGTACCTCAAGGACCCGGCCGGCAACTTCTCCGAGTACTTCTCCGACATGGATGTCATCCCCGAGGACGAGATCTGGGAACCCGAGGTCCTGGAGGGCGCCCGGGGGTTGTTCAACTGGGGCCCGCCGCCGCCCCCGTCCTTTCTCAAGCCCGAAGACCTGGGTGCGCTGATGGTCGGCGCCCACAGCAAGTAGCGACCTGCCCGCCTCGATCCACCGAAAGCCGAAGGAGCCTTTCGTGAATATCGTCACCACCGACGTCCTGATCGTCGGGGCCGGCCCGTCCGGCCTGGCCATGGCCGCACTGCTGGCCCGCGAGGGCATCGACGCGATCACCGTGACCAAGTACGGCGGGACGGCGCACTCGCCCCGCGCGCACATCACCAACCAGCGAACCATGGAGGTCTTCCGCGACCTGGGTATGGAGGCCGACATCACCCGGGTCGCGACGGCCAACGACCTGATGGGCAACAACGTGTGGGCGACCAGCTTCGCCGGACCGGAGATCGCCCGCCTGCTCACCTGGGGGTCGGGACCCGAGCGCCGCACCGACTACGACCTGGCCAGCCCCTGCGCCATGGGCAACATCCCGCAGCACGTCATGGAGCCGGTCCAGCTGCAACGAGCCCTCGATCTCGGCGCCGACATCCGTTTCGGGATGGAGGTCGTCGCGATCAGCCAGGACGACGAGGGCGTGACCGCCCAGGTGCGGGCCCGAGAAACCGGTCAGGAATTCCGCATTCACGCCAAGTACGTCGTCGGGGCCGACGGCGGACGGTCGCTGGTGGCCGACCAGCTCGGCTTCGAGATGGACGGCCAGATGGGGCTGGGCGCCGCCGTCAACGTCTGGCTCGAGGCCGACCTCACCAAGTACACGGCCCACCGCCCGGGCACCCTGTATTGGATGAGCCAGCCGGGCAACGACTTCTGGGTCGGCTCCGGGACCTGGATCTGCGTCAAACCGTGGACCGAATGGGTCCTGCTGTCCATGTACAACCCCGACGACGGCGAACCCGACCTGTCCGAGGCCGCCCTGATCCACCGGGCCCAGACCACGATCGGCGACCCCGCCGTCGACATCCGGATCAAGGCGGTGAGCCAGTGGTCGATCAACCACGTGGTGGCCACCCGATTCGGCCGCGGCCGGGCGTTTCTCGTCGGCGACGCGGCCCACCGGCATCCCCCGGCCAACGGGCTGGGCACCAACACCTCCATCCAGGACTCGTTCAACCTGGCCTGGAAACTGGCCCACGTGCTGCGCGGGCAGGCCGGGCCGGCCCTGCTGGACAGCTATCACGACGAGCGGCAGCCGGTCGGCCGGCAGGTCGTCGACCGGGCGATGCGCAGCGTGCAGGACATGCTGCCGATCTCGCAGGCCCTGGGCTTCACCCACGGGCAGAGCGCCGAGGACGGGTGGGCCAGTCTGGACGAGCTGTTCGGCGCCACCGCGGTGGGCGAGCAGCGGCGGCAGCGGCTGCACGCGGCGGTGCAACTGCAGAACTACCAGTTCAACTGCCACGGCGTGGAACTCGACCAGCGATACGCCTCGACCGCGGTGATCGACGACGGCACCGCCTGGCCGGCGCCGACCCGCGATCCGGAGCTGTACCACCACCCGACCACCCACCCCGGGGCCCGGCTGCCGCACGCCCAGCTGGAACTGGACCGGCAGCCCGTCTCGACGCTCGACCTGGTCGGCAAGGGCCGCTTCACCCTGCTGGCCGGCCTGCGCGGGCAGGACTGGGTCGAGGCCGCCCGCAAGGTCGCCGCCGATCTCGGCATCCCCTTGGACGCCAGGATCGTCGGACCCCAGGCCGAGGCGGCTGACGTCCTGGGCCGGTGGGCGCAGCTGCGGGAGATCACCGACGCCGGCGCCCTGCTGGTCCGCCCCGACCACCACATCGCCTGGCGCTCAACGGGATCCTCCGATGCGCCGGCCGCCGACCTGGACACCGCCCTGCGCCGCATCCTCGCCCGCGCCGACATCCCGGCCACCCGCGCCGGCCACGACCCCAGGAGTGCCGCGTGACCGCCCATCATGCCCATCAGCCCCCTCCCGCTCGCCAGAGCGCAACGCCGGTCCCGGTGGACGACACCCCCGCCGCGGCGTCCGCGGACGTCATCGTGGTCGGCGCCGGCGGCGGCGGTTTGCCGACCGCACTGTTCAGCCGGTGGCTCGGCGACGAGGTGATCCTGCTGGAGAAGGCCGACCAGGTGGGTGGGACCGCGCGCAAAGCCGCCTTCTGGTACTGGATCCCGGGCAATGAGGCCATGCGCACGGCCGGGATCGACGACCCGCGGGAGGATTTCCTGCGTTACGTCAGCCGGCTGTCCCGGCCCACCGACTACGACCCGCAGAGCCCGACCCTGGGCCTGGACACCTGGTCGTACCAGCAATTCGAGGCGATCTACGACAGCGCCTCGACCGCTGCCGAGACCCTGCGCGAGCACGGGGCCCTGCCCTACCGGCACGTCGCGCAGTCCTGCGACTACTGGGCCGAACTGCCCGAGAACGCCGCCCCGCGCGGCCGGGTGCTCATCCACGAGCAGGCGTCCCCGTCGATGGCGGACGGTGGGCTGCGCAGTGTCGAATCGATGACGCGAGCCGCGCTGGCCGACGGCATCAGCCTGCGGACCGGGCACCGGGTCCAGCGACTGGTGGTCGACGGGCCCCGGGTAGCCGGCGTCGAGGCCACCGATCACGACGGACGCACCGTGCGGTTCCTGGCCCGCAAGGCGGTGATCTTCGCCACCGGCGGCTTCACCCACGACGCCGAGCTGCGCAAGAACTACCTCTCGCTGCCGCTGTATCCCGGGTGCGGCGCCCGCACCAATGAGGGCGATTTCGTGCGCATCGCCGGCTGGGCCGGGGCCCAGCTGCGCAACATGAACTACGCCTGGATGTGCCCGATCTCGTTGGAGGGCTCCATCGCCGGCGATCCCACCCTGACCGGCGTTTTCTCCCACGGCGGTGATTCGATGATCATGGTCGACGCCGCCGGCCGGCGGGTGGTCAACGAGAAGCTGCAGTACAACGAGCTGGCCCAGGAGTTCTTCCGCTGGGATCCGGTCACCGCCAACTACCCCAACCGGGTGCTCATCTCGATCTGGGACCAGCGGGCCCAGGAGCACAGCGCGAGCGCCGACTACGGCAACCCGATCGTGCCCGCGCCGGCCGATTGCCCGTACGTGATCCGGGCCGACACCCTGGCCGAGCTGGCCGATCGGGTCCGGGAACGGTTGGCGTGCTACAGCTCCCATACCGGGGACTGGAGCTGTCCGCCGACTTCCAGGGCAACCTGACGGCCGCCATCGAACGGTTCAACGGTTTCGCCCGTCGCGGGGTCGACGACGACTTCGCCCGCGGCACCACCGCAGTGCAGCTCCAGTTCAACGGCGCGGTGGGTCCGAACCCCTACCCCAACGCGACGATGCACCCGATCTCGGCCGAGGGGCCCTTCTACGCCGCGCTGCTGACCGGCGGCACTCTGGACACCAAGGGCGGACCCAAGGCCACGCCGGACGGCCGGATCCTGGACGACACCGACACCCCG
This genomic window from Nakamurella multipartita DSM 44233 contains:
- the pheA gene encoding prephenate dehydratase; the encoded protein is MGQRESTGRQRWAYLGPEGTFTEQASRALAERLTGPIDLAPAGSVSLALDEVRTGRADAACVAMESSVEGAVPVTQDELTHGEPLLITAEAYVPVTFDLLVRPGTDRSAIRTVGAHPHGHAQIRGWLAAELPAAEAVMTASNAAAAAAVAAGELDAAAAAPVAGSRYGLQTLVADVGEVRDAVTRFVLLRRPDRPPAPTGNDRTSLVLSVGNHPGSLLTVLGEFASRGINLTRLESRPTRSRMGVYYFLVDADGHLNDPAMADVVAALIRRQALLRWLGSYPRAAGVNEVTADFATPDAYRQADDQVRRWQRGG
- a CDS encoding histidine phosphatase family protein, with translation MRLLLIRHGQTPSNVLGLLDTAPPGPGLTDLGVAQAAALPATLAGERIDLIAASTQPRAQLTAAPLAAERGLTVLVRDGLCEVPAGELEMRGDEPAVRTYLTTVREWMSGNLDVPMPGGPSGHQVLSRFDAVVQEVTAVVADRVGDDGTVALFAHGAMLRTWATARGTDAQQRQDLLARFQPLHNTGMIVVNGSADGWRIQTWAGQALGGPRLDDAPADGPAGGDPTGSGIPSDYSPR
- a CDS encoding DUF1707 SHOCT-like domain-containing protein, encoding MSGPAIDPRDLRVSDDERAHVLSLLEKATGRGLIDIDEYTERSGKVIAARTRRDLNAVLVDLPGLQIGGRSVGDAVAATTPRTQPSPGYSGAVPHPTGALELLGWGSRTFKGYWSVPPLIVIGGTGASTRLDFTQAQLASSTVTVEFRSNYGGAAEFIVPVGSTVRVESLQMRGGHVHNKVDPRTGGRGMTLVLTGVKKSGSVSVRHPKGKLRDWLS
- a CDS encoding IS110 family RNA-guided transposase encodes the protein MTAVQAERQADSSAVEVVGGVDTHKDTHTAAAVDTAGRVLGSAQFPTDAAGYRALLRWLRGFGTLLLVGVEGTGVYGAGLARLLAAQGVAMVEVDRPDRKARRWQGKSDPVDAEAAARAALARVRTGLPKQRDGRVEALRALRVARRSAVGHRADVQRQIKALIVTAPESLRAQLRALPDRELIKVCADQRPDRAGAGDPGTATKIALRSLARRHRALSVEIADLDELLGPLVAQINPGLLALKGIGPDVAGQMLVTAGENADRLTNEAAFAMLCGVAPLPASSGRTTRHRLNRGGDRAANSALWRIVITRMATDQRTKNYIARRTAQGLTKPEIIRCLKRYVAREVFLALTSASAEKRPAKAA
- a CDS encoding uracil-xanthine permease family protein gives rise to the protein MALGWTPVGIDSPLPVGTPVKPDERLSWPKTIGVGAQHVVAMFGATFVFPIIMGLDPNLAIMMSGVCTILFLLIVSGKVPSYLGTSASFVGAVVAIRAAGGTTANVTGAILVAGATLAIVGIIVHLVGGQAVRRVLPPVVSGAVVMLIGFNLAPVVAGVYWPQDPGVALTVMAFTILAAVAFRGFFSRIAVFLALIFGFVLSWVLDEVLGPITSATGSGEVTTHMRVDLSGVQDAAWFGLPTLHAPEFQLQFILLALPGVIALIAENTGHVRAVSEMTGQDLDPYLGRALFADGFGTALSSAVGGSPTTTYAENIGVMAATRVYSTAAYYVAAIVAILLGLIPKFGAIVSATPGGVLGGITVVLYGMIGLLGAKIWIENRVDFGNPVNLVPIAAAIIIGIGNVSISFGNDFELSGIALGSIVAIVAYHLARLAAPKRLREPLL
- a CDS encoding carbohydrate kinase family protein, producing MPTIAVVGEVVADAVLPPDGISAGVAHLTVHPGGGPANTAVALSRLGSTARFAARISGGALGALCRAKLEESLVDLSASESASEPATLAIARLDATGAASYEFYTDGTADWAWTDASLARLIDGPFTTHPAPVAVHTGSLALALQPSGQVIENLLARARPQMTVSVDPNLRPLLVPVTSYRLWIDRWASLADIVRLSEDDLDLLWPGWTPEQAALHLHACGVPLAVVSLGGDGAFASLRGEQLRVPIAPTTLVDTVGAGDSFHGGLLHHLAEAGQLGGRLDTLTVDGLRDALTFASRVSAINCSRAGANPPWARELA
- a CDS encoding GntR family transcriptional regulator, which codes for MTSSPVAATPTRANTGEVYDQLRADILGGVHRPGGKLKFAELGERYGASVSVIREALTRLVEARLVESEPRIGFRVAPLSLPDLCDLTATRIDLESLAVRYAIERGDIAWEADLVAAHHRLDRTPIVAAQGPQRVSDEWELAHAAFHRAVLAGCGSPRLIAMTDVLRDGAELYRRWSQPQEPGRDIPAEHRRILQAVLDRDAEAAVHALTEHYQRTAEILERAYAGE
- a CDS encoding VOC family protein, whose amino-acid sequence is MSLHRLTHIEIGVPNVAQTADYYQEFGLSRGADGAFSTTDGGEQLRVSHAAARRLVELGVGVDDEDDIARIAAALARAGFAADRPDPRTLEATDPVTRIRATITVQDRLVQPTRSATPYNGPGRVDRSGRAPGVVRTGRVTPRRLGHVVSGTTDLDATVRFLVDGLGFKVSDRIGDKGAFLRCSEDHHNFLALQSPVTYLHHSSWQVDDVDDVGRGACAMLEDHPERHVWGLGRHHAGSNFFWYLKDPAGNFSEYFSDMDVIPEDEIWEPEVLEGARGLFNWGPPPPPSFLKPEDLGALMVGAHSK
- a CDS encoding FAD-dependent monooxygenase → MNIVTTDVLIVGAGPSGLAMAALLAREGIDAITVTKYGGTAHSPRAHITNQRTMEVFRDLGMEADITRVATANDLMGNNVWATSFAGPEIARLLTWGSGPERRTDYDLASPCAMGNIPQHVMEPVQLQRALDLGADIRFGMEVVAISQDDEGVTAQVRARETGQEFRIHAKYVVGADGGRSLVADQLGFEMDGQMGLGAAVNVWLEADLTKYTAHRPGTLYWMSQPGNDFWVGSGTWICVKPWTEWVLLSMYNPDDGEPDLSEAALIHRAQTTIGDPAVDIRIKAVSQWSINHVVATRFGRGRAFLVGDAAHRHPPANGLGTNTSIQDSFNLAWKLAHVLRGQAGPALLDSYHDERQPVGRQVVDRAMRSVQDMLPISQALGFTHGQSAEDGWASLDELFGATAVGEQRRQRLHAAVQLQNYQFNCHGVELDQRYASTAVIDDGTAWPAPTRDPELYHHPTTHPGARLPHAQLELDRQPVSTLDLVGKGRFTLLAGLRGQDWVEAARKVAADLGIPLDARIVGPQAEAADVLGRWAQLREITDAGALLVRPDHHIAWRSTGSSDAPAADLDTALRRILARADIPATRAGHDPRSAA